In one window of Henckelia pumila isolate YLH828 chromosome 1, ASM3356847v2, whole genome shotgun sequence DNA:
- the LOC140874840 gene encoding rhodanese-like domain-containing protein 8, chloroplastic isoform X1, protein MAKSCTIVTWTPFLKPSSAATSDKRTEYSSFNNGTRFLNSPLYSQCLIKSKTYVWGRFCCDFQERFSLSVFASTNDNWVEVEAAAPRVYEDDEFVVVNFYRFAFVEDPEMEVSKHLSFMQGRDIRGRIYLNEQGINAQYSGPAKDAMAYVNWVREDHRFSDILVQLSPGYNGHAFPKLRLRYKPALVQLEEGMSDLPLLDPSTRATPLTPSQWRSRLTAVNKIANSLNAVNNFILLDVRNGYEWDVGHFLGAQRPDVDCFKSTSLGLSESEMINHHTNGVENGPKVSNLTRDEIVAPDPLAAVDKEKTDILMYCTGGIRCDVYSTILRQRGFKNLYTLSGGVSHYLETEGSVGWVGNLFVFDGRLSLSPFTYKPEICSDPRGKQEVSHSFAKCYICVAQVSDLRHRNCANLDCNLLFLCCLKCVNDFRGCCCMNCMSASRLRPVLPGHRRYQKWHNYRDLARQVNLNPPLQGRT, encoded by the exons ATGGCCAAATCCTGCACAATCGTCACGTGGACGCCATTTCTGAAGCCCAGTTCCGCAGCCACCTCCGACAAAAGAACTGAATACTCCTCATTCAACAATGGAACCCGATTTTTGAATTCTCCCCTTTATTCTCAATGCCTGATAAAATCTAAAACTTATGTTTGGGGTAGATTTTGTTGCGATTTTCAAGAAAGATTCAGTCTTTCAGTATTTGCGTCTACAAATGACAACTGGGTTGAGGTGGAGGCTGCTGCTCCTAGAGTATACGAGGATGATGAGTTCGTGGTGGTTAATTTCTACCGCTTCGCGTTTGTTGAAGACCCAGAAATGGAGGTCTCTAAGCATCTCTCTTTCATGCAG GGTCGTGATATACGTGGCCGTATATATTTGAATGAACAAGGAATTAATGCACAG TACAGTGGACCTGCAAAAGATGCCATGGCATATGTTAATTGGGTGAGAGAAGATCATAGGTTTTCTGATATATTGGTTCAGCTCTCCCCTGGATATAACGGCCATGCTTTCCCAAAATTGAGATTGCGATATAAGCCAGCCCTTGTGCAG TTGGAAGAGGGCATGTCAGATCTCCCTTTGCTTGACCCATCAACGCGAGCCACACCTCTTACACCATCTCAATGGAGGAGCAGACTGACAGCTGTTAATAAGATTGCTAATTCATTAAACGCAGTTAATAATTTCATTCTTCTGGATGTGAGAAACG GTTATGAATGGGATGTTGGTCACTTCCTAGGGGCTCAGCGTCCTGATGTAGATTGCTTCAAGAGCACTTCATTGGGCCTATCGGAGTCGGAG ATGATAAATCATCACACCAATGGGGTTGAAAATGGGCCTAAAGTGTCCAACCTAACAAGGGATGAG ATTGTAGCTCCAGATCCTTTGGCTGCTGTTGACAAAGAGAAAACAGATATATTGATGTATTGTAcaggtggaatccgctgtgacGTATACTCCACAATTCTTAG GCAACGgggttttaaaaatttgtatactCTAAGTGGAGGCGTTTCTCATTATCTCGAGACTGAAGGTTCTGTTGGATGGGTAGgaaatttgtttgtttttgaTGGCCGGCTTTCTCTATCACCTTTTACCTACAAGCCCGAAATTTGTTCTGATCCAAGAGGAAAGCAAGAGGTGTCCCATTCGTTTGCAAAATGCTACATATGCGTTGCTCAAGTTTCTGATTTGAGGCATCGCAACTGTGCTAATCTTGACTGCAACCTGCTGTTTCT ATGCTGCTTGAAATGTGTGAATGATTTCAGAGGATGCTGTTGCATGAACTGCATGTCGGCCTCTCGGCTTAGACCTGTGCTGCCAGGGCATAGGAGATACCAAAAATGGCATAATTATCGAGATCTAGCAAGACAAGTGAATTTGAATCCCCCATTGCAGGGTCGGACTTGA
- the LOC140874840 gene encoding rhodanese-like domain-containing protein 8, chloroplastic isoform X2 produces MAKSCTIVTWTPFLKPSSAATSDKRTEYSSFNNGTRFLNSPLYSQCLIKSKTYVWGRFCCDFQERFSLSVFASTNDNWVEVEAAAPRVYEDDEFVVVNFYRFAFVEDPEMEVSKHLSFMQGRDIRGRIYLNEQGINAQYSGPAKDAMAYVNWVREDHRFSDILVQLSPGYNGHAFPKLRLRYKPALVQLEEGMSDLPLLDPSTRATPLTPSQWRSRLTAVNKIANSLNAVNNFILLDVRNGYEWDVGHFLGAQRPDVDCFKSTSLGLSESEIVAPDPLAAVDKEKTDILMYCTGGIRCDVYSTILRQRGFKNLYTLSGGVSHYLETEGSVGWVGNLFVFDGRLSLSPFTYKPEICSDPRGKQEVSHSFAKCYICVAQVSDLRHRNCANLDCNLLFLCCLKCVNDFRGCCCMNCMSASRLRPVLPGHRRYQKWHNYRDLARQVNLNPPLQGRT; encoded by the exons ATGGCCAAATCCTGCACAATCGTCACGTGGACGCCATTTCTGAAGCCCAGTTCCGCAGCCACCTCCGACAAAAGAACTGAATACTCCTCATTCAACAATGGAACCCGATTTTTGAATTCTCCCCTTTATTCTCAATGCCTGATAAAATCTAAAACTTATGTTTGGGGTAGATTTTGTTGCGATTTTCAAGAAAGATTCAGTCTTTCAGTATTTGCGTCTACAAATGACAACTGGGTTGAGGTGGAGGCTGCTGCTCCTAGAGTATACGAGGATGATGAGTTCGTGGTGGTTAATTTCTACCGCTTCGCGTTTGTTGAAGACCCAGAAATGGAGGTCTCTAAGCATCTCTCTTTCATGCAG GGTCGTGATATACGTGGCCGTATATATTTGAATGAACAAGGAATTAATGCACAG TACAGTGGACCTGCAAAAGATGCCATGGCATATGTTAATTGGGTGAGAGAAGATCATAGGTTTTCTGATATATTGGTTCAGCTCTCCCCTGGATATAACGGCCATGCTTTCCCAAAATTGAGATTGCGATATAAGCCAGCCCTTGTGCAG TTGGAAGAGGGCATGTCAGATCTCCCTTTGCTTGACCCATCAACGCGAGCCACACCTCTTACACCATCTCAATGGAGGAGCAGACTGACAGCTGTTAATAAGATTGCTAATTCATTAAACGCAGTTAATAATTTCATTCTTCTGGATGTGAGAAACG GTTATGAATGGGATGTTGGTCACTTCCTAGGGGCTCAGCGTCCTGATGTAGATTGCTTCAAGAGCACTTCATTGGGCCTATCGGAGTCGGAG ATTGTAGCTCCAGATCCTTTGGCTGCTGTTGACAAAGAGAAAACAGATATATTGATGTATTGTAcaggtggaatccgctgtgacGTATACTCCACAATTCTTAG GCAACGgggttttaaaaatttgtatactCTAAGTGGAGGCGTTTCTCATTATCTCGAGACTGAAGGTTCTGTTGGATGGGTAGgaaatttgtttgtttttgaTGGCCGGCTTTCTCTATCACCTTTTACCTACAAGCCCGAAATTTGTTCTGATCCAAGAGGAAAGCAAGAGGTGTCCCATTCGTTTGCAAAATGCTACATATGCGTTGCTCAAGTTTCTGATTTGAGGCATCGCAACTGTGCTAATCTTGACTGCAACCTGCTGTTTCT ATGCTGCTTGAAATGTGTGAATGATTTCAGAGGATGCTGTTGCATGAACTGCATGTCGGCCTCTCGGCTTAGACCTGTGCTGCCAGGGCATAGGAGATACCAAAAATGGCATAATTATCGAGATCTAGCAAGACAAGTGAATTTGAATCCCCCATTGCAGGGTCGGACTTGA
- the LOC140874840 gene encoding rhodanese-like domain-containing protein 8, chloroplastic isoform X3, with translation MAKSCTIVTWTPFLKPSSAATSDKRTEYSSFNNGTRFLNSPLYSQCLIKSKTYVWGRFCCDFQERFSLSVFASTNDNWVEVEAAAPRVYEDDEFVVVNFYRFAFVEDPEMEVSKHLSFMQGRDIRGRIYLNEQGINAQYSGPAKDAMAYVNWVREDHRFSDILVQLSPGYNGHAFPKLRLRYKPALVQLEEGMSDLPLLDPSTRATPLTPSQWRSRLTAVNKIANSLNAVNNFILLDVRNGYEWDVGHFLGAQRPDVDCFKSTSLGLSESEMINHHTNGVENGPKVSNLTRDEIVAPDPLAAVDKEKTDILMYCTGNGVLKICIL, from the exons ATGGCCAAATCCTGCACAATCGTCACGTGGACGCCATTTCTGAAGCCCAGTTCCGCAGCCACCTCCGACAAAAGAACTGAATACTCCTCATTCAACAATGGAACCCGATTTTTGAATTCTCCCCTTTATTCTCAATGCCTGATAAAATCTAAAACTTATGTTTGGGGTAGATTTTGTTGCGATTTTCAAGAAAGATTCAGTCTTTCAGTATTTGCGTCTACAAATGACAACTGGGTTGAGGTGGAGGCTGCTGCTCCTAGAGTATACGAGGATGATGAGTTCGTGGTGGTTAATTTCTACCGCTTCGCGTTTGTTGAAGACCCAGAAATGGAGGTCTCTAAGCATCTCTCTTTCATGCAG GGTCGTGATATACGTGGCCGTATATATTTGAATGAACAAGGAATTAATGCACAG TACAGTGGACCTGCAAAAGATGCCATGGCATATGTTAATTGGGTGAGAGAAGATCATAGGTTTTCTGATATATTGGTTCAGCTCTCCCCTGGATATAACGGCCATGCTTTCCCAAAATTGAGATTGCGATATAAGCCAGCCCTTGTGCAG TTGGAAGAGGGCATGTCAGATCTCCCTTTGCTTGACCCATCAACGCGAGCCACACCTCTTACACCATCTCAATGGAGGAGCAGACTGACAGCTGTTAATAAGATTGCTAATTCATTAAACGCAGTTAATAATTTCATTCTTCTGGATGTGAGAAACG GTTATGAATGGGATGTTGGTCACTTCCTAGGGGCTCAGCGTCCTGATGTAGATTGCTTCAAGAGCACTTCATTGGGCCTATCGGAGTCGGAG ATGATAAATCATCACACCAATGGGGTTGAAAATGGGCCTAAAGTGTCCAACCTAACAAGGGATGAG ATTGTAGCTCCAGATCCTTTGGCTGCTGTTGACAAAGAGAAAACAGATATATTGATGTATTGTAcag GCAACGgggttttaaaaatttgtatactCTAA